The genomic segment CGCCGCGCGCAAACATGGCATGGCCTTCGCCCGCACCCGCGCGCTGATCCAGGCCAGCCTGCAAGCCATTTCCCCGGTGGTCATCTTGTCGCGCCGCAAGCGCGCGAAGCAATGGGCCTTTCTGAAAGGCATCATTCATGCGAGCCTCGGCCACAAGAGTTTCGAGAGGTTGAGCGACGAATGAAACAGCTACGGCGCCGGTTCTATCTTTGGCTGCGGCAGGTGACGGGCAAATCCTCGGAGGATTTCGCGCCCCATGGTGTGCCGGTGCACATCCCCGCCGATGCCGATCTCGCGATCCGCTATCTGCTCGCCAAGGGCCGCCCCTATGAGGCGCCGGAGGCCGAGATGGTCACCCGTTATCTCGCGCCGGGCACAAATGTGATCGAGCTGGGCGGCTGCATGGGCGTGGTTTCGGCGCTGATCCGCAGCCGGATCGGGCCCGAGGCGCGCCATGTCGTCGTCGAGGCGAACCCTGATCTCGCGAAGATCTGCGGCGCCAATGCCACCCGCGCGGCCGCGCCGGGCGCGACCGATGTGGTCGAGGCGGCGGTCGATTATTCCGGCGCGGCCACGGTGACCTTTGCCCGCGGCCACAACGCCCATGTCGGCCATGTCGCGCGCCCGGGCGAGGATGGCTTCACCGTGCCCGCGGTCACCCTCTCGCAGCTCGCCGCGCGCCTGCCCGAGGGGCCCTTCGCGCTCGTCTGTGATATCGAGGGCGGCGAGATCGCGCTTTTCGCCGCCGAGGCCGCGACCGGCATCCTCGAGCGTATCACGCTGCTCGTGCTCGAAACCCACCCCAAGGTCTACCCCGGCGGCGCGGCCGATCTGGCGGCGATGGTCGCGCGGATCGAGGCGGCGGGCCTCACCGAGGTCTCGAACTCCGAGCAGGTGATCTGTTTCCGGCGCGGCGCGGGGGTCTGAGTGCCGCCCTTCGACGCTTTCGTCATCAATCTCGATGGCTCCGACGACCGCCTGAGCGAGATCGCGCAGAACCTCGCGGCCTGCGGGATCGGGTTTTCCCGGGTGGCGGCGGTCGATGGCCGGCTCCGCCCGCCCGAGGCCGACCCGGATTATGACGCCCCTGCTGCGCGCGCCGAGATGGGCCGCGAGCTGATGGGGGGCGAGATCGGCTGTTTCAAGAGCCACCGCCGCGCGCTCGAGGCCTTTTTGGCGAGCGGGGCGGCCTTCGGGCTCGTGCTCGAGGATGATGCCGAGCTCCTGCCCGAAACCGCCGAGGTGCTCGGCGCGGCGCTGGACTGGCTCGCGGCGCGCCCGGGCTGGCGGTTGATCAACATCGGCCACCCGGAGCTGCGCTTTGCCACGCCGCTCGCGCGGTTCGGCGGCCATCAGCTCGTCGCGGCGCATTACGCGCCGATGGGGGCTTTCGCGATCCTCTGGAGCCGCGCGGCAGCGGCGGAGTTTCTCGCGCTGAGCGCCCGGATCGGCGCGCCGGTCGATAATGCGTTGCAAAACTGGCTGTGCCGGGCGGGCGGGGGGCTGGCCTTCGCGCCGCCGCTGGCGCGGGTGACCGATGCGGCGAGCGTCATCGACGACACCCCGCGCGACGCAAAACCCGCGCGCGGCGCATACCGGCGCGGGTGGAATTACGGTCTGGCCAAACAGCGCCGGCTTTGGCGCAACAAGCTCTGGGCCTGGGCGCACAAAACCGGGCTGGTTCGCTGATCAGGCGGGCTGCTTGACGAAGCGCAGGTAGGGCAGCTTCACATCCACCTCCCCGAATTTCGCGCGCCCCTCTTCGGTCGGCACGGAAAGCGCGAGGATCACGTCCTGCCCCGGCACCCAGTTGGCGGGGGTGGCGAAGGGCACGCCATCGGTGGCGCGCACCGCATCGAGCGCACGCAGGATCTCGGCGAAGTTGCGGCCCACCGACATCGGGTAGATCATCATCAGGCGGATCTTCTTGTCCGGGCCGATGATGAACACGGTGCGCACGGTGGCGGTGTTCGCGGGCGTGCGGCCCTCGGGCAGATAGGCCTCGGCGGGCAGCATGTCATAGGCCTTCGAGACCGCGAGCGAGGTGTCGTCGATGATCGGGAAATTCGCCGGCACGCCCGCGACCTGGGCGATGTCGTGCTTCCATTTCAGGTGTTCCTCGACGGTATCCACCGACACGCCGAGCACCTTGGTGTTGCGGGCCTCGAACTCGGGCACGAGCTGGGCGACGGCGCTGAACTCGGTCGTGCAGACCGGGGTGAAATCCTTCGGATGCGAGAACAGGATCGC from the Rhodobacter xanthinilyticus genome contains:
- a CDS encoding FkbM family methyltransferase, which codes for MKQLRRRFYLWLRQVTGKSSEDFAPHGVPVHIPADADLAIRYLLAKGRPYEAPEAEMVTRYLAPGTNVIELGGCMGVVSALIRSRIGPEARHVVVEANPDLAKICGANATRAAAPGATDVVEAAVDYSGAATVTFARGHNAHVGHVARPGEDGFTVPAVTLSQLAARLPEGPFALVCDIEGGEIALFAAEAATGILERITLLVLETHPKVYPGGAADLAAMVARIEAAGLTEVSNSEQVICFRRGAGV
- a CDS encoding glycosyltransferase family 25 protein, with protein sequence MPPFDAFVINLDGSDDRLSEIAQNLAACGIGFSRVAAVDGRLRPPEADPDYDAPAARAEMGRELMGGEIGCFKSHRRALEAFLASGAAFGLVLEDDAELLPETAEVLGAALDWLAARPGWRLINIGHPELRFATPLARFGGHQLVAAHYAPMGAFAILWSRAAAAEFLALSARIGAPVDNALQNWLCRAGGGLAFAPPLARVTDAASVIDDTPRDAKPARGAYRRGWNYGLAKQRRLWRNKLWAWAHKTGLVR
- a CDS encoding peroxiredoxin — protein: MALRINDIAPDFTADSTAGKISLHDWIGDSYAILFSHPKDFTPVCTTEFSAVAQLVPEFEARNTKVLGVSVDTVEEHLKWKHDIAQVAGVPANFPIIDDTSLAVSKAYDMLPAEAYLPEGRTPANTATVRTVFIIGPDKKIRLMMIYPMSVGRNFAEILRALDAVRATDGVPFATPANWVPGQDVILALSVPTEEGRAKFGEVDVKLPYLRFVKQPA